ACCCCCGTGGTGATGACGCGGGCGGAGGACGGGACACTGGCCGCCTGGGTGAACCGCTGCGCCCACCGGGGCGCGGTGGTGTGCCGCCTGCCGCGCGGCAACGCGCTGTCCCACTCCTGCGTCTATCACCAGTGGAGCTTCGGCACGAAGGGCAACCTGCAGGGCGTGCCCTTCCGGCGCGGCCAGAAGGACGCGACGGGGATGCCGAAGGACTTCGACCCCAAGCGCCACAACCTGCGCCAGCTGCGGGTGGAGAGCTATCGCGGCCTGGTCTTCGCCACCTTCTCCGACACGGTGGAGGCGCTGGAGGCATATATCGGGCCGGAGATGCGGCCCTATGTGGACCGGGTGTTCCACAAGCCCGTGGTCTATCTCGGCTGCACCCGGCAGTTCTCGGACAGCAACTGGAAGCTCTACATCGAGAACGTGAAGGACCCCTACCACGCCAGCCTGCTGCACCTGTTCCACACCACCTTCAACATCTTCCGCGTGGGCATGAGGGCGCGCTGCATCCCGGATGCCAAGGCGGGGATGCACAGCGTGATCTTCGTGATGAAGAACGAGGAGGATAACGGCGCCGACTACAAGGCGCAGGGCATCCGATCCTACGACGAGGGGTTCCGGCTGGAGGATGACAGCATCCTGGCGCTGGAAAAGGAGTACGAGGAGGTGGCGACGAACCAGATCCAGCCGATCTTCCCGCAGCTTGTCATCCAGCAGATCCACAACACGCTGGTGGCGCGGCAGATCCTGCCCAAGGGGCCGGACCATTTCGAGCTGGTCTTCCACTTCTTCGGGTACGAGGACGATACGCCGGAGATGCGCAAGCTGCGGATCAAGCAGGCGAACCTGGTGGGGCCGGCGGGCTACATCTCCATGGAGGACACGGAGGCGACGGAGCTGGTGCAGCGCGGCACCGCCCGCGACCCGGAGCTGACCTCCGTCATCGACATGTCGCGCGACGCGCCGGAGCGGCGGGACACGCTGATCTCCGAGCAGCTGATCCGCGAGTTCTGGAAGGGGTATCGGACGCTGATGGGCTTCGACGTGGCGGCGCGGATCGCCGAATGAGCGAGAGGCTGATGATCCGCCTGGAGCTGATGGAGCTGCAGGACCGCTACGTGGCGGCGATCGACAATGACCGCATCGAGGAGTGGCCGGGCTTCTTCACGGAGAACTGCCTCTACGAGATCGTCTCCCGCGAGAACGAGGAGGCGGGGCTGCCGGCGCCGCTGATCCATTGCGACAGCGCGGGCATGATCCGGGACCGCGTGTTGTCCCTGCGCCACGCCAACATCTACGAGAAGCCGGCCTATCGCCACATGCTCTCCGGCATGGAGTGGCGGGAGGAGGGTGGGGAGTACGCCGTCACCACGAGCTACGTGGTGGTGAACACCTCCATTGAGGGGGAGAGCACGATCTACCAGGCCGGGCGCTACCTGGACCGCGTGGTGCGGACGGAGGGCGGCCTGCGCTTCCGCGAGAAGCGCTGCATCTACGACACGCTGCGGGTGCAGACGCTGCTCGCCTTTCCGATCTGAGGCCCAACCCGAGGACTGACATGGCTGAATGGCACGATGCCGCCGCGGCGGAGGCGGTGGTGGAGGACGAGGTTCTGGGCTGCGTGGTGGCCGGGCAGCCCGTGGCGCTGTTCCGGTTGGAGGGGGAGGTCCACGCCCTCCATGACCAGTGCTCCCACGGCTACGCCAAGCTGTCGGACGGTTTCGTGGAGGATGGCTGCGTGGAGTGCCCGCTGCACCAGGGGCTGGTCGATATCCGCACGGGCGAACCGCGCACCGCCCCGATCACCGAGGGCGTGCGCAGCTACCCCGCGCGCGAGGTGAACGGCCGGGTGGAGGTGGAGATCTAGCGCGGGCGGGGCAGCATGGCGGGCCAGCCGCGGCGCCGGTGGCGGCCCGCCGCGCGGCCCCGTACCGGCCGGAGGGCGCATCGCGGGGCCGCCACGACACGGCGGGGTGGCGGAAGGGCATCGGGCGCTCACCAATCCGTGAACAGCTGCGGGCGGAACGTCATCGTCCCGCCACCGATCCTGCCGTGTCGCGGCGCCCGCCTTGCTTGCTGAACGGGGTGCCCCCCGG
This genomic window from Pararoseomonas sp. SCSIO 73927 contains:
- the andAc gene encoding anthranilate 1,2-dioxygenase large subunit AndAc, giving the protein MDQHPHDAAPPPEGAPLASFPREDGSRVPYKVFSSAEIYALEQERIYRGPTWNFLGLEAEIPRPGDYKSTYVGDTPVVMTRAEDGTLAAWVNRCAHRGAVVCRLPRGNALSHSCVYHQWSFGTKGNLQGVPFRRGQKDATGMPKDFDPKRHNLRQLRVESYRGLVFATFSDTVEALEAYIGPEMRPYVDRVFHKPVVYLGCTRQFSDSNWKLYIENVKDPYHASLLHLFHTTFNIFRVGMRARCIPDAKAGMHSVIFVMKNEEDNGADYKAQGIRSYDEGFRLEDDSILALEKEYEEVATNQIQPIFPQLVIQQIHNTLVARQILPKGPDHFELVFHFFGYEDDTPEMRKLRIKQANLVGPAGYISMEDTEATELVQRGTARDPELTSVIDMSRDAPERRDTLISEQLIREFWKGYRTLMGFDVAARIAE
- the andAd gene encoding anthranilate 1,2-dioxygenase small subunit AndAd; this translates as MSERLMIRLELMELQDRYVAAIDNDRIEEWPGFFTENCLYEIVSRENEEAGLPAPLIHCDSAGMIRDRVLSLRHANIYEKPAYRHMLSGMEWREEGGEYAVTTSYVVVNTSIEGESTIYQAGRYLDRVVRTEGGLRFREKRCIYDTLRVQTLLAFPI
- the andAb gene encoding anthranilate 1,2-dioxygenase ferredoxin subunit AndAb, whose translation is MAEWHDAAAAEAVVEDEVLGCVVAGQPVALFRLEGEVHALHDQCSHGYAKLSDGFVEDGCVECPLHQGLVDIRTGEPRTAPITEGVRSYPAREVNGRVEVEI